The nucleotide sequence ACGAAACACTGGCCATATCTCTTGTTCCTGGTTTTGCTGGCATTCATTTATATCAATAATCACTACAGTGTAGAGAAGTTGTTGAAGGAGCAGGTGGCACTTACCGCCGAAACGCAGGATTTAAAATATGA is from Desulfonatronum sp. SC1 and encodes:
- a CDS encoding FtsL-like putative cell division protein, with the protein product TKHWPYLLFLVLLAFIYINNHYSVEKLLKEQVALTAETQDLKYEAITTSSDLMQMSRQSEVVRRVQEAGLGLEVLKTPPRVLKVD